TCCAAATCACCATAAACTGACATGGCTAAAGTTCTCGGAATAGGCGTAGCGGTCATAACCAAAACATGAGGAGGAACTCCTTCTTCTGAACTCTTTTTCCATAATTTACTTCGCTGAGCAACACCAAATCTATGTTGTTCATCAATAATTGCTAACCCTAATTTCTTAAACTGAACTTTATCTTCAATAATAGCATGAGTTCCTATTAAAATATGCAAGCTTCCATCCTCTAATCCTTGATGGATTTCTCTTCTCTTTTTAGTTTTAGTTGATCCTGTTAAAAGCTCTACGTTGATAGGAGTATCTTTTAAAAGATCTTTGATTCCATTATAATGTTGAGTTGCTAAAATTTCAGTTGGAGCCATTATCGTAGCTTGATAACCATTATCAATAGCTAACAACATCACCAATAAACCCACAATAGTTTTACCAGACCCTACATCACCTTGTAAAAGTCTGTTCATTTGAGCTCCGTTTCCTAAATCCTTTCGTATTTCTTTTAAAACTCTTTTCTGAGCATTCGTAAGATCAAAAGGCAAATGATTATTGTAAAAATCTGTAAAGTATTCTCCTACATTCTCAAATACAAATCCTTTAATCTTTGATTTATTAATTAGCTTTTTAACAAGTAATTGCAATTGTATAAAAAACAACTCTTCAAACTTTAAACGATATTGCGCCTTTGCTAATAGTTCCTGACCTTTAGGAAAATGTATATTTAATAAGGATTCTCTTTTATCTAATAATTGATATTGGTTTTTAAAATCTGGCGAGAAACTTTCTTCAATACCTTCGAAAACTACTTGTAATAAATTTTGCATCATAGTCCGCATTAATTTATTACTCATTCCTTTATTGGTTAATTTCTCAGTAGAAGAATACATTGGCTGCATTGCAGATTGCAACTTTTTCTTGTACTCCGTAACTAATTCCATTTCCGGATGTGCCATACTGGCTACATTCTTATACCAATTTAGTTTACCATAAATTACATAAGGAACATTAACTTTTAAACTATCTTTTATCCATTTTGCTCCTTTAAACCAAACGAGTTCCATACTTCCCGTTGCATCAGAAAAAGTAGCTACTAACCTACTTCCTCTTTTTTGCTTTACCGTTTTAATTCCAGTAATTTTTCCAACAACCTGAACTTCCGCTGTGTTTTGGTGTAATTGATTAATAGTATAGAACTGGGTTTTATCAATATACCGATATGGAAAAAAATGAAGTAAATCATTACATGTACGAATTCCAAGCTCAGAATACAACAGTTCTGCCCTTGCTACGCTTACTCCTTTTATATATGTAATTGGTTGATTTAAATTCATTAATCAATATTATTCTGATTCTTCATTTTTAATTTCAAGGAACTTACCTTTCCATGTAAACTCTATAGATTCAGTGATAACTTTCTTGTAATTAGTATCTTCATTTAAAGTTTCACCATGTTCACTAACAAAAAGTATTTTATCTTTTATTCCTCCATGATCTCGTGGAAAAACTACCTTCTCATATTGCCAATATAAATCTCCATCTACCATTCTAGAAAACTGTATTGCTTTAGTCAGAGATTCTCCATCATTAAAAAAGTAACATCCTCCTCCATCAACTCCACATGCTTCAGCCATAAAATCTATCAAAAACATATCTTTAATAGATGATAAGCCTTTATTGTCATACACATCTATTGAAAAAATATCCGTGTCTCTTAGGTTATAAGGTAATTCAATATATTCTAGTGTCTTTTTATTTACTAAACGAATCAACAAATTATATCCTCCTTTAAGAGCATTTTGTTTAAATGAAATTAAATAAATTGAATCACCAACTGCTTTTTGATCTAATGATAATAACCCACCAATTATATACCCTACTTTATTTTTATAACTTACTTTATACCACTTCCAAGAAATTCCATTATAATCATAAGTACTATTTTCTTCCGACAAAACCGTAACTCTAGTGTTTATCTTCAATACTTCAATTACATCTGATTCTGTTGATGGTTCAGCTCTGAATTTTACATCATTCCCAAATAAATAAAAGGTTTCGTTGGGTTGAAATTGAATATTTTCAGTTTCAATATACTTTACTTCTTGCGCATAAACATCCAATAAAAACAGACTCAATGCAATAAGTAAAACATAATTTCTCATAGACTTTAATTTATGTTATAAACGAAAATACAAAAACCCAATAAATCGTAGTATCTTTGCCGTCCTAAATATTTACAATGAGATTACATAGAAACCTAGTTTTTGCAGTAATTGATAGTCTTAGAGACATATTCAATGAAGGAGTTTATGCTGATAAAGCAGTGGAAACTGCCCTGCGTAGAGATAAGAGATGGGGAGCAAGAGATCGTAAGTTTGTTGCAGAAACAATCTATGAAATTGTTCGTTGGAAACGTTTATATGCAGAAATAGCAAATGTTAAAGAGCCTTTTTCAAGACAAGATTTATGGCGTTTGTTTTCTGTATGGTGTGTGTTAAGAGGAATTCAACTACCAGATTGGAACCAAATTGAACCAACTCCAACTCGCCGTATCAAAGGAAAGTTCGATGAATTATCTAAAATCAGAAAGTATAGAGAATCTATTCCTGATTGG
This genomic window from Tenacibaculum sp. 190524A05c contains:
- the recG gene encoding ATP-dependent DNA helicase RecG, whose amino-acid sequence is MNLNQPITYIKGVSVARAELLYSELGIRTCNDLLHFFPYRYIDKTQFYTINQLHQNTAEVQVVGKITGIKTVKQKRGSRLVATFSDATGSMELVWFKGAKWIKDSLKVNVPYVIYGKLNWYKNVASMAHPEMELVTEYKKKLQSAMQPMYSSTEKLTNKGMSNKLMRTMMQNLLQVVFEGIEESFSPDFKNQYQLLDKRESLLNIHFPKGQELLAKAQYRLKFEELFFIQLQLLVKKLINKSKIKGFVFENVGEYFTDFYNNHLPFDLTNAQKRVLKEIRKDLGNGAQMNRLLQGDVGSGKTIVGLLVMLLAIDNGYQATIMAPTEILATQHYNGIKDLLKDTPINVELLTGSTKTKKRREIHQGLEDGSLHILIGTHAIIEDKVQFKKLGLAIIDEQHRFGVAQRSKLWKKSSEEGVPPHVLVMTATPIPRTLAMSVYGDLDISVIDELPPGRKAVKTVHRYDSHRLGVFKFLKDEIEKGRQVYVVYPLIQESQAMDYKDLMDGYESIAREFPSPKYQISIVHGQMKPADKEYEMDRFVRGETQIMVATTVIEVGVNVPNASVMVIESSERFGLSQLHQLRGRVGRGADQSYCILLTSFELSSDAKTRLKTMVETSDGFKIAEVDLKLRGPGNIMGTQQSGVLNLKIADVVKDSPILFHARQAAIKMLNDDPSLSSPENRLILKRLTQLQRTSGIWSKIS
- a CDS encoding SH3 domain-containing protein, producing the protein MRNYVLLIALSLFLLDVYAQEVKYIETENIQFQPNETFYLFGNDVKFRAEPSTESDVIEVLKINTRVTVLSEENSTYDYNGISWKWYKVSYKNKVGYIIGGLLSLDQKAVGDSIYLISFKQNALKGGYNLLIRLVNKKTLEYIELPYNLRDTDIFSIDVYDNKGLSSIKDMFLIDFMAEACGVDGGGCYFFNDGESLTKAIQFSRMVDGDLYWQYEKVVFPRDHGGIKDKILFVSEHGETLNEDTNYKKVITESIEFTWKGKFLEIKNEESE